The Glycine soja cultivar W05 chromosome 8, ASM419377v2, whole genome shotgun sequence genome has a window encoding:
- the LOC114422567 gene encoding vacuolar protein sorting-associated protein 36, whose protein sequence is MAGNCLAPVKLTGSGRPVLEPNEIECFFLSGVDLLSEDDPSFPHLKSGLLILTTHRLLWLPDSAASAGGTAGAIPLAAVSHIFSPKMSLRKVFASPRVRFQVSLSPEGRVSAAGSRSVVATAVVRGKGDCDAFLAKFMENCRARAWQEAESGSSSGSNSAVMAATATASSSGGIYSSDGTVRMVGVSGILRKEQEMWESTDRSLQEAFQDLNALMSKAKEMVMLAEKMRLKLLSGSNSQTNATNDEEMGSKEEMQDWLLSVGIISPVTKESAGALYHQQLSRQLADFVKVPLEKAGGIINLIDIYCLFNRARGTELISPDDLLQACSLWEKFDVQVVLRKFDSGVMVIQTKSHSDEEVFNKVKMLVLKPDALRAGISASDAARTLGVAPAMAKEHLLSAESKGLLCRDISPDGFRFYINLFVEIDRDYMYLVKDQGIYASWVQANDTHA, encoded by the exons ATGGCCGGAAACTGCTTGGCGCCGGTGAAGCTCACCGGCAGCGGCCGCCCGGTGCTCGAACCCAACGAAATCGAGTGCTTCTTCCTCTCCGGCGTTGACCTTCTCAGCGAAGACGACCCCAGCTTCCCTCACCTCAAATCTGGCCTCCTCATCCTCACCACGCACCGCCTACTATGGCTCCCAGACTCCGCCGCATCCGCCGGCGGCACCGCCGGCGCCATCCCCCTCGCCGCCGTCTCCCACATTTTCTCCCCCAAGATGTCCCTCCGGAAGGTGTTCGCCTCGCCGCGGGTCCGGTTCCAGGTGTCACTGTCGCCGGAGGGAAGGGTCTCCGCGGCGGGTTCGCGATCGGTGGTGGCGACGGCGGTGGTGAGAGGGAAGGGGGATTGCGACGCGTTTTTGGCGAAGTTTATGGAGAATTGCCGCGCCAGGGCGTGGCAGGAGGCGGAGAGTGGGTCCAGTTCGGGGTCGAATTCGGCAGTGATGGCGGCAACAGCGACAGCATCATCGTCGGGCGGGATTTATTCGAGCGACGGAACGGTGAGGATGGTGGGAGTGTCTGGGATACTGAGGAAGGAGCAGGAAATGTGGGAGAGTACTGATAGGAGCTTGCAGGAGGCTTTTCAGGATTTGAATGCTCTCATG AGCAAGGCTAAAGAGATGGTGATGCTAGCAGAGAAAATGAGGCTAAAACTTTTGTCTGGCTCAAATTCTCAAACCAATGCAACTAATGATGAGGAGATGGGTTCGAAGGAAGAAATGCAAGATTGGTTATTGAGTGTTGGTATTATATCCCCTGTTACGAAAGAGTCTGCAGGTGCTTTGTATCATCAACAACTTTCTCGTCAG TTGGCAGATTTTGTTAAAGTTCCACTTGAGAAAGCTGGGGGAATTATCAATCTTATTGATATATATTGTCTCTTCAACCGTGCTCGTGGCACAG AATTGATCTCACCTGATGATTTGTTGCAAGCATGTTCTCTGTGGGAGAAGTTTGATGT CCAAGTGGTTCTGCGCAAGTTTGATAGTGGAGTCATGGTGATACAGACGAAGTCCCACAGTGATGAGGAG GTTTTCAATAAAGTCAAGATGCTTGTTTTGAAACCTGACGCCCTTCGAGCTGGAATAAGTGCTAGTGATGCTGCAAGGACACTAGGGGTTGCTCCAGCAATGGCAAAGGAGCATCTCTTGTCTGCAGAGAGCAAAG GTTTACTATGCAGAGATATCAGCCCTGATGGATTTCGCTTTTATATTAACTTGTTTGTGGAAATTGACCGAGATTATATGTATTT AGTGAAAGATCAGGGAATTTATGCCTCGTGGGTACAGGCTAACGATACTCATGCTTGA
- the LOC114423455 gene encoding cell division cycle 20.2, cofactor of APC complex-like, protein MTKSRFPFRRMNSQEILDRFIPNRSAMDFDYAHYMLTEGNKKGKEEKKNPLVMSPSREAYQKQLADAFNMNRTRILAFKSKPRTRRVELIPNSIFSPPPPPISSKHRRHIPQSSERVLDAPDILDDFYLNLLDWGNNNVLSIALGNTVYIWDASYSSTAELVTVDEEEGPVTSVAWAPDGCHVAIGLNNSHVLLWDSNVSRLVRTLRGGHQARVGSLSWNNHILTTGGMDGRIVNNDVRVRHHIGESYRGHQQEVCGLRWSPSGQQLASGGNDNVIHIWDRAMVSSNSPTRWLHRFEEHKAAVRALAWCPFQANLLASGGGGGDHCIKFWNTHTGACLNSVDTGSQVCALLWNKNERELLSSHGFTQNQLALWKYPSMLKKAELKGHTSRVLYMAQSPNGCTVASAAGDETLRFWNVFGTPQASKPAPKTNVEPFANVNCIR, encoded by the exons ATGACCAAGTCCCGATTCCCCTTCCGCAGAATGAATTCTCAAGAAATT TTGGACAGGTTTATTCCTAATCGCTCTGCGATGGACTTCGATTATGCGCATTATATGCTCACGGAAGGGAACAAGAagggaaaagaagagaaaaagaacccTCTGGTGATGTCACCATCGCGAGAAGCGTACCAGAAGCAACTCGCTGATGCCTTCAACATGAACCGGACCCGAATTTTGGCCTTCAAGAGCAAACCCCGAACGCGGCGGGTTGAACTCATTCCCAATTCCATCTTTTCCCCTCCTCCTCCACCCATTTCCTCTAAGCATAGACGCCACATTCCTCAG AGTTCGGAGAGGGTATTGGATGCTCCGGATATACTGGATGACTTTTATTTAAATCTGTTGGACTGGGGCAACAACAATGTTTTGAGCATTGCCCTTGGAAACACCGTGTATATATGGGATGCATCTTATAGCTCCACGGCTGAACTTGTCACTGTGGATGAGGAAGAGGGTCCTGTCACAAGCGTTGCCTGGGCTCCCGATGGATGCCATGTAGCCATCGGTTTGAACAACTCGCATGTCCTGCTCTGGGATTCTAATGTTTCTAGGCTG GTAAGAACATTGAGAGGTGGACATCAAGCACGGGTAGGTTCACTGTCTTGGAACAATCATATTCTCACAACAGGAGGGATGGATGGTAGAATTGTTAACAATGATGTTAGAGTGAGACATCATATTGGTGAATCTTATAGGGGACATCAGCAGGAGGTTTGTGGGCTCAGGTGGTCTCCCTCCGGACAACAATTGGCAAGTGGAGGCAACGATAATGTTATTCACATATGGGACAGGGCTATGGTTTCCTCAAATTCACCGACCCGTTGGCTTCACAGGTTTGAGGAGCATAAAGCTGCTGTGAGGGCACTAGCTTGGTGTCCATTCCAGGCAAATCTGCTAGCTTCTGGTGGAGGTGGGGGTGATCACTGCATTAAGTTCTGGAACACTCATACGGGAGCATGCTTGAACTCTGTTGACACAGGCTCACAAGTGTGCGCTCTTCTGTGGAACAAGAATGAGCGTGAATTACTTAGCTCGCATGGTTTCACCCAGAACCAGCTTGCTCTTTGGAAATATCCTTCAATGCTGAAGAAGGCAGAGCTCAAGGGTCATACCTCCAGGGTGCTGTATATGGCGCAAAGTCCAAATGGGTGTACTGTGGCCTCTGCAGCAGGGGATGAGACACTGAGATTTTGGAATGTCTTTGGAACTCCACAGGCTTCCAAACCAGCACCCAAAACTAACGTTGAGCCCTTTGCTAACGTGAACTGTATCCGTTGA